TCCTGCCCTGGACAGAACCTATGTTTTTCTCCCAGTCGCCTACCTCCTGGGTTCCTCTGAAGCTCTGGATTTACTGCTTATCCTCCCCCATCTTGAAATTCACTCCTCCCTGGCATTATTCTGGACACTTTGCCTCTGtgattccttccctttctcccatttgctgcctcctctctctcctccaaaaCTCTGAAGGTCTCGGTCCTTCCTCTTCTcactcagcctctctctctcttgctggcCCTACCATTCCGGCAGCTTCAGGCATCACTGCCATCCCGAGTATCATCCCTCCTCCTGACTGCCCACAAGTACTTGCCTATAGGATAAACTCAAAGTCCTGAGCAAAACCCTCAAGGCTGCCACCATCTTCCCCTTCTCATGCAGAGCCGCAGCTGCCCAGGCTGTACGAGACAGGGGACTTACGCAGCCAAAGCCACTCTTCCAGTACATTTCTGCCTTGCCCAGCTGCCCACTGTGTCTCCCAGAAGAGAGGCCCTGTGTATAGTGTGTGGTCAGGAGGACTATCTCCCAGAGTTGGATGAGGCTAGGGGAATGAGTTTGGGTACCCACGAGGGCTGCTCTCCTGGGAGGGGAGCAGGTGGCAGCCTCCCACCTGTGTCCCTCACCCCCAGGCAGGGTGGCAAGAACTGTACCAGGCATCCCTCTCTCACAGGATATGAATAAATGGTGGTGTGAAGGGATGATGGCAAAGAGGTTTGGGGTTTGAAACCATCTGGGGACTAAAGAGGGTAAGGACGAATTTGAGGGCTGTCGAAGGCTAAGGATCCGAGAATGTGTCACTGGATGCAAGGCTCAGGGAGCATCTCCTGGTGGGACTCTTCTGGAGTAGGCTCCTCAGCCCTCTGGCCAAGGTCCTTCACTTTTGCCAGGCTGGACCACATGCCCTGCATTTGGTTGTTTGTTCACCAGGTCATGTCTTATCTTCCATTCAGACTGGAAGCTCCACTAAGATTGGACGATGTCTGTCCTGCTTTCTGGCACTCTAGGCATTCCatcaatgtttgttgagtgaaccAGTGAAACATACACTGCCCCTTCCCCGACTCTTTGcctttgttctttctgtttcctcctgtAGGTACTCTgttgccccacccccatctctcacTCCACTTGTCAAAACCCTCCCCATCCTTTAAGGCCCATTCCAATGAAGCCTTCCTGGATCCCCCAGCTTGGAGCCATTATTCTCCATGCTGAATCTCTGTGGCACCTGCCTAACTTCTATTGTATCACACCTTTTGCTTTGgattataatgatttttaaaaaaataaatttatttatttatttttggctgcgttgggtctttgttgctgcgcacaggctttctctagttgcggcgagcgggggctactcttcgttgtgtgggggtttctcactgtggtggcttctcttgttgcagagcatgggctctaggcatgcaggtgtcagtagctgtggcacgcgggctcagtagttgtggctcacgggcttagttgctctgcggcatgtgggatcttcctggaccagggctcgaacccatgtcccctgcattggcaggcagattcttgaccacggtgccaccaaggaagtccctataatgATGTCTATACCCATCTCTGTCCCTCTAGTAGACAGTGAGCTCCTTGACGGTGGGGCATATCATCTGTGTATCCTCTCTTCCCTACTCCCTGGCATAGTGCTTTCTATGCACTAGGCACCTATAAGTGCTCCGTATAAGAAGGCAAGAGTATAGATTGCAGTCAGTGGCTTTTTACTGGTCCAGATGCTGCTTCCTTGCAGCCCAAGGTAGAGGCCCTGAGCCTCCTTTCCCTGGGCTGGAGTTCACCCCTGCTGACTGGGCCATGTCCAaggtctccctcctcccttcccccccttcccccaatcCCTGCTAACACGTTGCCTAAATCTTTCCCCACCCCAGTACTATTTCAGACGTTTGCATGGCCTGACCAcagcagggtgggaggggaaatGCTGAGCTGCAGGGATTGTCCATCCTCCAAGATCCCTTGGCAAGCACCCAGGAGAACAGAGATTGCCCGATATGGAGGGGGCTGGGCTCCAGGAGGGCAGCCAGGGGCCCCTGTGCTGCCCCCGTGCCCTGAGGACCAGAAAAGCGTGGGGTGAACCCAAGTCTGTGCACGTCTGTGGCCACCAAGCACTACTCTGCTGATGGCGGCAATAACaggatgcgtgtgtgtgtgtgtgtgtgtgtgtgtgtgtgtgtgtgtgtgtgtgtgtgtgtgtgtgtgtgtgtgtgtggtgagtgaGTCATCAGGGAGGGGCAGAGACTCAGAGGATCTCACAGGCTAGATTTCCCCCAACCCTTCCAGTTTGGGCTGCTAGAGCTTGAGTGGCAGTTCTTCCAGCAAGATTTAACCCTGGTGTTTCAAGGGTCTTCATCCCTGAGTCAGACCCCACACCCACACTTGGCCCAGAGGTTCTTAAACATTGGACTCTGCAGAGCCACCTGGGGTTCCTGTTCAGTGTGGAGACGTCTAGGGCTGCCTAGACACCTAATTTGCACCCTGATTTGCAGATCTGGTCCATACACTGTATCCCTGGGGAAATCCTTACTAGGATGCCAGCTTCTTGCTGAGGGCAGTGGGTGGATACCCCTGGAATGCCTGGTGAACGAGGCAGCCTTAGAAAGAGAGGCTAAGCTCAGGTGTCAGGCTGcaggtggtggggagggtggcGAGtagaggggtgagggaggaagcaTCTGCTAGCTGGGGCTGAGCAGAAGTCTGGGCTGACAATGCAACTGCATCTTGAAGGGCTGCTCAGCCTTGGTGGGctgggagtagaattgctgggacTTGGGAAGATGGGAGCTGGAAGGGTCAGCCCTCTTGacattcaaaaacagaaaaatccccTTGTCAGGAAGATATAAAACTATTCATCTGCAGTAGTCAGCAAGAGGCACTAATTAGTACTTTTAAGAGGAACTCAACAAGCGGGGCTTGCTAAGCTCGCTCAGAGAACCGTGCTGGAGGCTGCAGGAAACCCAACCAGAGCactgaaaacaaacacacacaccaacagTCTAGAGGGGAGACTAATGTAGTAGCTTAGAGCAGACTCTAGAGCCGACGTCCTGGGGTAAAATTCCAGCTCTTACATGGGTTACCTCAGGCAGCTTAACcttttatgcctcagttttctcctcgaaaaaatgggactaataatcaTCCTACTTCATTAGATTatcataaagattaaatgaattatatatggaaagaatttaaaataatgactggcacataataagcaccaTACAAGCATGTGCTATTGTCgttattattattgtaaatgtAGAATCTGGACATCTAGGACCCAGAACCCATGGCAGATCTATTTAGACTCTTGCTCCTCAAAATTTGGTTCACTGACCAgaagcatcagtatcacctgggagcttgttagaaatgcagtctTAGCCCCAGTCCTGGATggactgaatcagaatctgcatttaacaagaGCCCAGGTGAACAGTGAGCATGCTAAAGCTTGCGAAGCACAGCTTTAGAGCACACAGGGGGCCACATCCAGAAACTCAGCCAGAGATTGGGCTCTTTGGGGGAAGGAGGCCAACAGGGGTTAGGTTGCCCTGCCTTGGGCTCCCCATAGCCTGGAAAGCCCTCAGACCCTTGTCAGAGCGGGCATTTTACGTGGGGACACGGCCAGGGTCCTTACACGTCGGTGTGCTGGGATGGCCTGGTGCCTggggccaccccacccccacccccagagcccaGGAGATGCCATGAGGTCAAGTGGTGGTTTGCTGGAGTACCAGGTGCTCAGGAGGAGGTCCACCTGCTCCTGACTGGAGACTGCGTGCAGGTGGGCTTTCCCGCTTCCGCCGTCCAGGCCCTCGCGGGGCTCGGGCATCTCAGGGGTCTCCGGCCCCCTGCCCGCGGAGTCCCGGCGCAGCCCCCGCGCCCGCATCTCGCTCTGCATGCTGGCGAAGAAGTGCAGCACGCAGCGGTGCGCGAAGTCCCGGGCGTGCTCTCAGCATGTCTCGTCGAAGAGCTTCTGCTCCAGGTCCACGTAGTTGCTCCAGTATCTGTGCTGCAGGAGGGCTGTCTGGTCGAAGCAGGGCCTCAAACAGCGGGCCAGGAAGGCCACGACGATCAGCAGCAGGGTGATACCCCAGCCGATGGCCTGGAGAGTGGGGAGCGCGAGGTTGAGTGTGGCGGGACACAGATATTGTACAATGTGGCAAGGTGTTTGGCAAGGATGTTCCAAAGTCTCTCCCTTTGTTTATCCCTTGCATCCTTTTTCAAATCTATCCATCTTCCCACTTAGTCATCCATCCTACCAACCACCTCCATCTGTCCTTCCtcccatttattctttcatcctTGCATCCATTTTCTATCCAACGATCTCTCCACCCATCTAGGCATCCATCCTCTTATCTGACTGTATATCTATCGTCTTTCTATCCAGCCATCCTCTCAACCATGCTTCCATCTGTCCATCCTCCTCCTTCCTATCCAGCCATCTAGCCTCCCATCCATTCATGTTCCCATActctcatccttccttccttttatctatccaaccatccatccacatGCCCCCCAACTTTCCTCCTTAAGGGAACcagaatatgtcaccccaaaatatgcctcttgacataaaaattattttgagctgaagataATTAAGAAGGAGCAACCTCCCCTTTTGCCTGAAGGCAGGATATAAATTCCCCTTTTGCTGGAGACAGACTCTCATCAGCCCAGAGACAGCAGCAGAGGAATCTGCAAACAAACCTTACTCCATTAGTTTCCTCCCATGTATTtatttaccttcccacagttTCCACCCTTGGAAGCAtaaaactgctttcctttgtgcTGACATTTCTCTACAAAGGTATTGCTCAGGGTTGAAGATGCTATATAAGCACACTTCTAAGCCATCACTTTGAgttactctttcctttttttttgttactcTTTGTTTTAGGTTTCTCCTGCATGAAActgttttcctcctgttaatctgtctttttgttACTCAGCTGAAAACCTAAGGTGTGTGGAGGTCAAGTTTTGCCTCCTTTGCACTCCCACCCAttcatccgtccatccacccgtcatcctttcatttttttgttcgGTTCTTCATCCGTGCTTATATATGTGTATCCATCTCAtctatgcatccatccatcctatATTTTGGGGAAGACACTGAGGACTCAGTCTTTGCTCTCATAGAGCTCACACTTTAGTGGAAGATACAATGAAATAGGTGATGAATGGCTAGGCGCCATGTTGAGGGATGTATCGGGGGTTGTGGGAAATCATAGGGGGGATACCCCACCTGAACTTGAAGGCTCAGACGACAGTGAGGTTgaggctgagacctgaaggatgacaATAGCTTACAGGATGTGAACAGGGAATACTGTTCCAGGCCAAGCGTGAGGAGAAGCTGGAAGCAGTTCTCTGAGGCCGGAGACCCCACCCGGCCAGCTCCTcgccctcccctctgcccagccAAAGGTATTGAGACATCGCTTAAGACCCGAGCAACTGTGTGGACCTGGAGCAGAGATATCACTCCTCTAAACCACAGACATATTTGAATCCTTATCATTTGCAGATGTGATTGACAAAGCTCTCTCATTCGGCCTCTAACAaggtcctccctcccccaactccaaaTTTAAAATACTAGTGTGAGTATTTTACCTGGAGGAGCATTTAGTGTGACTGATCATTTACAGCTGAGTCAGGACTTAAACCCTGGTCTGACTGAGAATTCTACACTCTTTCCAGGGAACTACTGAGAGCCTATAGTGTTTACATCCGTAGGAGACATCAAGGTGAGGAGACCAGACCTCCATTAACTTtacaggagaaactgaggcccagagggggagGGACATGGCCACGGTCACAGTCTGAAGCAGAACCAAGTGTATCCTGAGCACTGCTCCTCTCTCTGCCACTCCACGGGCCTGCATCTGCCACAAGCCTGTCCTGGCACCCCAAAGTGCTGGGTTGTAGCTCCAGTGATGTTCTGCATGTGGTGGGTTCATGTAAACACTTTTTGGGGGACACAGCCCAGGCTGGGCTCTGGGAGTGGTGGAGGTGGAatctggagcctgggctggggacGGGGCTGGGGTTTGTGCCCAGGATAATGGATTCTGTGCCCTGTGGGGAGCCGGACATCTGGGGAGCCTGcattgtagggaggtggatgagAGGGTTTGGAGGAATGGCACTTCAGATCCCTGCCCGGCCTCTTACAAACCGTGACTTTGGCCTTGTGAACTaaactctcagagcctcagtttcctcatctgcaaaatgggatgatCACGATTGCATCCACCTCATAGGACTGTTTcgagaattaaatgaagtaatgcatATGAAatgcttaacacagtgcctgacacatatgtgcttaataaatggtaattAGTATCATATTTCTGAGGAGTGAGCAGAATGTGTGTATGGGGTGGTGGCAGGGTAGAGCAGTCTCTCTCCAGTGTTTTCCTGCCATCCAACTTGGGGATGAGCCTAGTGGACTCCCGGAGGGTGTGAGCACCTGGCATCCACCCTGGGGTGAGTCAGCATTGATGGCAGAGTCCCCACTTCCTAAGGCCCAACACTGTCCTGTGTGTGAGTCACACTCCTGATCCCCCCAGGGACCACATGCTCCATGGTTGTGCCTGCAGCATTGGGAGGGGCCTCAGGAAACCATTTGTACCTCCTCACCCCAGGCCCCTCGGAACCAATGCAGGACATttcccagggctgggagaggacCACCCGAATTACCTGTGACAGGCACTGCAGGTAGTGAGACACTGCCTTCCGAGCGGGGCTGTCCCTGACCAGCTCATCTTCCTTGCAGGCCACCTTGGCCAGAAAGAGCTGCACCTGGCTGGGGGTCATGTTGGCAAAGTCTAGAAACTTGTCGGGGTCCACGGAGCTGCTGAAGGCACACACGAAGCACTTCGCATCGAGGAGAGCCAGCAGGATCCAGCCAAGGGGGGCGGCCAGTGCTCTCTGCAGCACAGAGGAGAACATATACCTgggagcagaggaaggaagggggcacaAAGGCAGCCGGAATTCAGCTGCAGCAGGAAGGCTACAGGGGAGATGCAAGGACGGACTTCCCAGGAGGGGGGATATCCCAGGTGTGATTACACCAAAGGAAGGGCTACAGGTCCGA
This sequence is a window from Physeter macrocephalus isolate SW-GA chromosome 20, ASM283717v5, whole genome shotgun sequence. Protein-coding genes within it:
- the CALHM3 gene encoding LOW QUALITY PROTEIN: calcium homeostasis modulator protein 3 (The sequence of the model RefSeq protein was modified relative to this genomic sequence to represent the inferred CDS: deleted 1 base in 1 codon; substituted 1 base at 1 genomic stop codon); protein product: MGKFRTLFQHLQSSSESVMNGICLLLAAVTVKLYCSFDFNCPRLARYSPLYGLGLLLKPPAALFLCSLLANRQQSVVMVEEWRRPAGHRRKDPGIIRYMFSSVLQRALAAPLGWILLALLDAKCFVCAFSSSVDPDKFLDFANMTPSQVQLFLAKVACKEDELVRDSPARKAVSHYLQCLSQAIGWGITLLLIVVAFLARCLRPCFDQTALLQHRYWSNYVDLEQKLFDETCXEHARDFAHRCVLHFFASMQSEMRARGLRRDSAGRGPETPEMPEPREGLDGGSGKAHLHAVSSQEQVDLLLSTWYSSKPPLDLMASPGLWGWGWGGPRHQAIPAHRRVRTLAVSPRKMPALTRV